From a region of the Candidatus Pantoea bituminis genome:
- the moeB gene encoding molybdopterin-synthase adenylyltransferase MoeB → MLPELSDEEMLRYNRQIVLRGFDFDGQEQLKASRALVVGLGGLGCAAAPYLAAAGVGSLTLLDFDTVSLSNLQRQILHHDADIGYAKVESAAQSLAMINPHCQVNTVSTRLEDEAMRTLIATHHVVLDCTDNVQVREQLNRLCRQQRVPLVSGAAIRMEGQISVFTWQPNTPCYRCISRLFGEQTLSCVEAGVMAPLVGVIGAMQAMEAIKLLTHYGTPATSRLLMYDAMSAEFRSMKVAQDAHCEVCGDK, encoded by the coding sequence ATGCTGCCCGAGTTAAGCGACGAAGAAATGCTGCGCTATAACCGACAAATTGTGTTGCGTGGTTTCGATTTCGACGGCCAAGAGCAACTCAAAGCCAGCCGTGCGTTGGTGGTAGGTTTAGGGGGATTAGGCTGTGCCGCTGCGCCCTATTTAGCCGCAGCGGGCGTAGGAAGCCTGACGTTGCTTGATTTCGACACGGTGTCGCTCTCAAACCTGCAACGGCAAATATTGCACCATGATGCAGATATTGGTTACGCCAAAGTGGAATCTGCTGCGCAAAGTCTGGCGATGATTAATCCACATTGCCAGGTGAATACCGTCAGCACGCGGCTAGAGGATGAAGCGATGCGCACGTTGATCGCCACGCATCATGTGGTGCTGGACTGCACCGATAACGTTCAGGTGCGCGAGCAGCTAAACCGCTTATGCCGTCAGCAGCGCGTGCCGCTGGTTTCCGGTGCAGCGATTCGTATGGAAGGCCAAATCAGCGTGTTTACCTGGCAGCCGAATACGCCCTGCTATCGCTGCATTAGCCGCCTTTTTGGCGAGCAGACATTAAGCTGCGTAGAAGCTGGCGTCATGGCCCCGCTGGTGGGTGTGATTGGAGCTATGCAAGCAATGGAAGCGATTAAACTGCTGACACACTACGGCACGCCCGCAACATCTCGCTTATTAATGTACGATGCCATGAGTGCAGAATTCCGCAGCATGAAGGTGGCGCAGGATGCGCACTGCGAAGTGTGTGGCGACAAATAG
- a CDS encoding ABC-F family ATPase — MLVSSNITMQFGSKPLFENISVKFGGGNRYGLIGANGSGKSTFMKILGGDLVPSGGNVSYDPNERIGKLRQDQFAFEQYSVLDTVIMGHHELWEVKEERDRIYALPEMSEEDGYKVADLEVLYGEMDGYSAESRAGELLLGVGIPVEQHYGPMSEIAPGFKLRVLLAQALFSNPDILLLDEPTNNLDIDTIRWLEQVLNERDSTMIIISHDRHFLNMVCTHMADLDYGELRVYSGNYDEYMTAATQARERLLSDNAKKKAQIADLQSFVSRFSANASKSRQATSRAKQMDKIKLDEVKASSRQNPFIRFEQDKKLFRNALEVEAITKGFDNGPLFKNLNLMLEVGEKLAVLGANGIGKSTLLKTLVGELTPESGNVKWSENARIGYYAQDHAEDFANDLTVFDWMSQWKQQGDDEQVIRGILGRLLFSQDDIKKPAKVLSGGEKGRMLFGKLMLEKPNILIMDEPTNHLDMESIESLNMALEMYEGTLIFVSHDREFVSSLATRVMEMKEDRIVDFTGNYEDYLRSQGIV, encoded by the coding sequence GTGTTAGTTAGCAGCAATATCACCATGCAGTTTGGCAGCAAGCCACTGTTCGAGAACATCTCCGTTAAATTTGGCGGCGGTAATCGTTACGGTTTAATCGGTGCGAACGGCAGCGGTAAATCCACCTTCATGAAGATTCTGGGTGGCGATCTGGTGCCAAGCGGCGGAAATGTTTCTTACGATCCGAATGAACGTATCGGTAAGTTACGCCAGGATCAGTTCGCCTTTGAACAATATAGTGTGCTCGATACCGTTATCATGGGTCACCATGAATTATGGGAAGTTAAAGAAGAACGCGATCGTATATATGCTTTGCCAGAAATGAGCGAAGAAGATGGCTATAAAGTCGCAGACCTTGAAGTGCTTTACGGTGAAATGGATGGTTACAGTGCGGAATCACGTGCCGGAGAGTTATTACTCGGTGTAGGTATTCCAGTTGAGCAGCATTATGGTCCGATGAGCGAAATTGCACCGGGCTTTAAATTACGCGTGTTGTTGGCGCAGGCGCTGTTCTCTAATCCGGATATTTTGTTGCTGGACGAACCGACCAACAACCTGGATATCGACACCATCCGCTGGCTGGAGCAGGTTCTTAACGAACGCGACAGCACCATGATTATCATTTCGCATGACCGTCACTTTTTGAATATGGTCTGTACGCATATGGCGGATTTAGACTACGGCGAACTCCGTGTTTATTCGGGCAACTATGACGAATATATGACCGCAGCCACTCAGGCCCGCGAACGTCTGTTATCGGATAATGCCAAGAAAAAAGCACAAATTGCCGATCTGCAATCATTTGTTAGCCGCTTTAGCGCCAACGCCTCTAAATCGCGCCAGGCAACTTCACGTGCGAAACAGATGGATAAAATTAAGCTGGATGAAGTAAAAGCCTCCAGCCGACAGAACCCGTTTATTCGTTTTGAACAAGATAAAAAATTGTTCCGTAATGCGCTCGAAGTTGAAGCGATTACCAAAGGTTTTGATAACGGTCCGCTGTTTAAAAATTTAAACCTGATGCTTGAAGTCGGCGAGAAATTAGCGGTGCTGGGTGCCAACGGTATCGGTAAATCGACTTTACTGAAAACGCTGGTGGGCGAATTGACGCCGGAAAGCGGCAACGTTAAATGGTCAGAAAATGCGCGCATCGGTTATTACGCTCAGGATCATGCCGAAGATTTTGCAAATGATCTCACCGTGTTTGACTGGATGAGCCAGTGGAAACAGCAAGGTGATGACGAGCAAGTCATTCGTGGCATTTTGGGCCGCCTGCTGTTTTCTCAGGATGATATTAAGAAGCCAGCTAAAGTGCTTTCCGGTGGTGAAAAGGGACGCATGCTGTTCGGTAAGTTAATGTTGGAAAAACCGAACATCCTGATTATGGATGAACCCACCAACCACCTTGATATGGAATCCATTGAATCGCTGAATATGGCGTTGGAAATGTATGAGGGGACGTTGATTTTCGTTTCACATGACCGTGAATTTGTCAGCTCGCTGGCAACTCGCGTCATGGAAATGAAAGAAGATCGCATCGTGGACTTCACCGGTAACTACGAAGATTACCTGCGCAGTCAGGGCATCGTCTAA
- a CDS encoding H-NS family histone-like protein translates to MSDAFKVLNNIRTLRAQARELPLTDLEEILEKLTVVVTERREEAEAEETQNREKEEKLSKYREMLLADGIDPNELLGALEPGKKRSKRAPRPAKYSYTDENGETKSWTGQGRTPAAIKKALDSGKSLDSFLID, encoded by the coding sequence ATGAGTGACGCATTTAAAGTTCTGAACAACATTCGCACATTACGTGCCCAGGCTCGTGAACTGCCGCTGACTGACCTGGAAGAAATTCTCGAGAAATTAACCGTTGTTGTGACCGAACGTCGCGAAGAAGCAGAAGCGGAAGAGACTCAAAATCGCGAAAAAGAAGAAAAGCTCTCTAAATATCGCGAAATGCTGTTGGCAGACGGCATTGACCCAAATGAATTATTAGGCGCTCTGGAGCCAGGTAAAAAACGTTCTAAGCGTGCTCCGCGTCCAGCAAAATATTCTTATACCGATGAAAACGGTGAAACCAAATCATGGACCGGCCAAGGCCGTACACCAGCAGCGATTAAAAAAGCATTGGATTCAGGCAAGAGCCTGGACAGTTTCCTGATCGATTAA